The following proteins come from a genomic window of Nocardiopsis sp. YSL2:
- a CDS encoding SpoIIE family protein phosphatase, with protein MKVARHEFPPAPETAAAAREFVHDTLLSWGVEPTDDVILLVSELVTNAVIHAKSTLEVTVRRGEGSTEVMVTDAAPERAVPQAGPLSVDTSSSGDDARTGGLGLALASAIASSWGVSYGRADKAVWFRVDDVPERASLESPPVRGGVRRASRPTTWSALDAALRARLSLPQLLERTVEHAATALGGDAAYIALATSDETMWEVRSAVGLNDPWRPLRVRTEEVFPSAAPEPGAVINDDLMIARANRGRLARSGMRSLVTAPLIVDGRVTGLLGVASGRPRHFGPTAAKRLQEGADLIALPVERARLAEVELNRRASLSFLAEASDLLAGTLDERMTGALAAQLITSRLGQWCAIHTINELGTFELTHVVHGDENYNDVLRDLLTSLPPREERDPQPLWSPSDLAEVDEHLARELARGSAISIPLVAHGRPLGRMTIGKGESDDFTRDEVDVADDLSRRVASAMENARLHEKQSAMSEALQRSLLPAREKEPTIPGVDHAVFYRPADEKNVVGGDFYDVFAASGRWCFAIGDVCGTGPEAAAVTGLARHTLRALAKEGFTPSHIMQRLNMAILDENTSTRFLTMLYGEMTPATDESGGMRLRMVSAGHPLPLRLNQKGEVESFGSSQPLLGAFEDVGFSTENVDIRPGEVVLAVTDGVTERRSNSDMLGDEGLMEIFSGCAGLTAQAVISRIDRELEEYAPGGHTDDTAMLVLRFL; from the coding sequence TTGAAGGTCGCCCGGCACGAGTTCCCTCCGGCTCCGGAGACCGCCGCGGCTGCCCGCGAGTTCGTCCACGACACCTTGCTGTCCTGGGGCGTCGAGCCAACCGACGATGTCATTCTCCTGGTCAGTGAACTGGTGACCAACGCGGTCATCCACGCCAAGTCGACCTTGGAGGTGACCGTCCGCCGCGGTGAGGGATCGACCGAGGTGATGGTCACGGACGCCGCACCCGAGAGGGCGGTCCCCCAGGCCGGCCCGCTCTCCGTCGACACCTCCTCCTCGGGGGACGACGCCCGTACCGGGGGCCTCGGCCTGGCGCTCGCCTCGGCCATCGCCTCCAGTTGGGGCGTGAGCTACGGGCGGGCGGACAAGGCCGTGTGGTTCCGGGTGGACGACGTGCCCGAACGGGCGTCCCTGGAGTCCCCGCCGGTACGCGGCGGGGTGCGCCGCGCCTCGCGTCCCACGACGTGGTCCGCGCTCGACGCCGCCCTGAGGGCGCGGCTGAGCCTGCCCCAGCTCCTGGAGCGCACGGTGGAGCACGCGGCGACCGCGCTCGGCGGGGACGCCGCCTACATCGCCCTGGCCACCTCGGACGAGACCATGTGGGAGGTGCGCTCCGCGGTCGGCCTCAACGATCCCTGGCGCCCGCTGCGGGTCCGCACCGAGGAGGTCTTCCCGTCCGCGGCGCCGGAACCGGGCGCGGTGATCAACGACGACCTGATGATCGCCCGGGCCAACCGGGGCCGCCTGGCGCGCAGCGGCATGCGGTCGCTGGTGACGGCCCCGCTCATCGTGGACGGCCGCGTCACCGGGCTCCTCGGGGTGGCCTCCGGCCGCCCGCGCCACTTCGGCCCCACGGCGGCCAAGCGCCTACAGGAGGGCGCCGACCTCATCGCCCTGCCGGTGGAGCGGGCCCGCCTGGCGGAGGTCGAGCTCAACCGGCGCGCCTCCCTGAGCTTCCTGGCCGAGGCCAGCGACCTGCTCGCGGGCACGCTGGACGAGCGGATGACCGGGGCCCTGGCCGCACAGCTGATCACCTCCCGTCTGGGCCAGTGGTGCGCCATCCACACGATCAACGAGCTGGGGACCTTCGAGCTGACCCACGTGGTCCACGGGGACGAGAACTACAACGACGTCCTGCGCGACCTGCTCACGAGCCTGCCCCCGCGCGAGGAGCGCGACCCGCAGCCGCTGTGGTCGCCCTCGGACCTGGCGGAGGTCGACGAGCACCTCGCCCGTGAACTGGCGCGCGGTTCGGCGATCAGCATCCCGCTGGTCGCGCACGGACGCCCGCTCGGCCGGATGACGATCGGCAAGGGCGAGTCCGACGACTTCACCCGGGACGAGGTGGACGTCGCCGACGACCTCAGCCGCCGGGTGGCCTCGGCCATGGAGAACGCCCGGCTGCACGAGAAGCAGTCCGCGATGAGCGAGGCGCTCCAGCGCAGCCTGCTGCCGGCCCGGGAGAAGGAGCCCACCATCCCGGGCGTGGACCACGCGGTGTTCTACCGTCCGGCCGACGAGAAGAACGTGGTGGGCGGGGACTTCTACGACGTGTTCGCGGCCAGCGGCCGGTGGTGCTTCGCCATCGGCGACGTCTGCGGGACCGGCCCCGAGGCGGCCGCGGTCACCGGGCTGGCCCGCCACACCCTGCGTGCCCTGGCCAAGGAGGGCTTCACCCCGTCGCACATCATGCAGCGGCTGAACATGGCGATCCTGGACGAGAACACCTCGACCCGCTTCCTGACCATGCTGTACGGGGAGATGACCCCGGCCACCGACGAGTCCGGCGGTATGCGCCTGCGCATGGTCTCCGCCGGCCACCCCCTCCCGCTGCGGCTCAACCAGAAGGGCGAGGTGGAGTCGTTCGGCTCCTCCCAGCCGCTCCTGGGCGCGTTCGAGGACGTGGGCTTCTCGACGGAGAACGTGGACATCCGCCCCGGGGAGGTCGTCCTGGCGGTCACCGACGGCGTGACCGAGCGCCGCAGCAACTCCGACATGCTCGGCGACGAGGGCCTGATGGAGATCTTCTCCGGCTGCGCCGGCCTGACCGCCCAGGCGGTGATCAGCCGCATCGACCGCGAGCTGGAGGAGTACGCCCCGGGCGGCCACACCGACGACACGGCCATGCTGGTCCTGCGCTTCCTCTGA
- a CDS encoding HAMP domain-containing protein: MPEAVQEVAEEQLDEILRALYRMRDGDFSVRLRKRGSGTIREIASVFNEVVDHSEQLSSGLQRVGDVVRDEGRLNERVSVNPARGAWGKSAQALNDLLDEVADPVTDVARVLDSVAEGQLNRRASTEGRRGELNGDLLRLATTVNRMADQMSGFTEEVTRVAREVGTEGKLGGSAKVEGVSGAWREVTENVNSMADNLTNQVRDISAVTTAIAQGDLSKKIMIDVQGEMLNLKDTVNTMVDQLSTFGDEVTRVAREVGTEGKLGGRANVRGVQGIWKDLTENVNSMADNLTNQVRDISQVTTAVARGELTRKVEVDVQGEMLALKNTVNTMVDQLDSFADEVTRVAREVGTEGKLGGRANVKGVSGIWKDLTDNVNSMANSLTYQVRNISQVTTAIAKGDLSKKITVDAQGEMLDLKDTINKMVDQLDSFASEVTRVAREVGTEGKLAGQAHVRDVSGVWKDLTDNVNSMANNLTYQVRQISMVTRAVAAGDLTKKVTINAKGEILELKDTINVMVDQLSAFADEVTRVAREVGTEGKLGGRANVKGVSGIWNDLTENVNSMSHNLTTQVRNISEVTTAVAAGDLTKKIDVNAQGEILEVKTTVNTMVDQLSAFATEVTRVAHEVGSQGQLGGQAKVEGVSGTWKQLTDSVNGLAGNLTTQVRAIAEVANAVAKGDLTRNIQVDTRGEMEQLKDNINLMVSNLRETTADQRDADWLKSNLARISGHIQGHRDLHELARLIMTEVTPLMEAQHGACYLPEDQDDQDIFRLYAGFGFEPEDGRRRIRKGVGVAGEALQQQVEQHIRNIPSGYVTVESGLGEAEPRNLYILPIVSEERSLGVIEFASYSEFREIHKNFLRQLVALLGTTINTILANNRTEHLLEQSQQLASQLRERSNELQRQQEELRGKNAELRQKATQLANQNRAIELQNQQIQRSRNALEERAHQLQVSSKYKSEFLANMSHELRTPLNSLLILARLLADNGEQNLSPKQVEFAQTIHKAGSDLLLLIDEILDLSKVEAGRAEVQPSEVSIAQLVDYVEATFRPVTGEQGLAFAVDVSPDIPGTLWTDEQRLQQILRNLLSNAVKFTPQGEVRLLIEPAWALDDADLDMFVENEEVIAFTVADTGIGIAEDKLQVIFEAFHQGDGGTSRRFGGTGLGLSISRNFARLLGGEIRVQSVANQGSTFTLLLPVRLPEDAAERAEEPSGLEPVQVADTPQTRAVERAPAGDGFDLQDEDFDAAVAALTDLGNEPLPTVPVLKAPETAPGSADAEEEHDTVEARPDPERRAVLTGRRVLIVDDDVRNVFALTSALEAQGLEVLYADNGRSGIERLEANEDISLVLMDVMMPELDGNETTRKIRDMPQFADLPIISLTAKAMQGDRERSLASGATDYVTKPVDLDHLLDVMRRWLTAGREETIAGAAADEARSDASPADANGHNGATDAPTEDLD; encoded by the coding sequence ATGCCCGAGGCGGTCCAGGAAGTGGCCGAAGAACAGCTCGACGAGATTCTGCGCGCCCTGTACCGCATGCGGGACGGCGACTTCAGCGTCCGCCTGCGCAAGCGGGGCAGCGGCACCATCAGGGAGATCGCCTCGGTGTTCAACGAGGTGGTCGACCACAGCGAGCAGTTGAGCAGCGGCCTGCAGCGGGTCGGCGACGTGGTGCGCGACGAGGGCCGGCTCAACGAGCGCGTCAGCGTCAACCCCGCACGCGGCGCCTGGGGCAAGAGCGCGCAGGCCCTGAACGACCTCCTCGACGAGGTCGCCGATCCCGTCACCGACGTCGCCCGGGTCCTCGACTCCGTCGCCGAGGGCCAGCTGAACCGCAGGGCCTCCACCGAGGGGCGCCGGGGCGAGCTCAACGGGGACCTGCTGCGCCTGGCCACGACGGTGAACCGGATGGCCGACCAGATGAGCGGCTTCACCGAGGAGGTCACCCGGGTGGCCCGCGAGGTCGGCACCGAGGGCAAGCTCGGCGGCAGCGCCAAGGTCGAGGGCGTCTCCGGCGCCTGGCGCGAGGTCACCGAGAACGTCAACTCGATGGCGGACAACCTCACCAACCAGGTGCGCGACATCTCCGCGGTGACGACGGCGATCGCCCAGGGCGACCTGAGCAAGAAGATCATGATCGACGTCCAGGGCGAGATGCTCAACCTCAAGGACACCGTCAACACGATGGTGGACCAGCTCTCCACCTTCGGTGACGAGGTGACGCGGGTCGCGCGCGAGGTGGGCACCGAGGGCAAGCTCGGCGGGCGCGCGAACGTGCGAGGGGTCCAGGGCATCTGGAAGGACCTCACCGAGAACGTCAACTCGATGGCCGACAACCTGACCAACCAGGTGCGCGACATCTCGCAGGTGACGACCGCGGTGGCCCGCGGTGAGCTCACCCGCAAGGTCGAGGTCGACGTCCAGGGCGAGATGCTCGCCCTGAAGAACACCGTCAACACGATGGTGGACCAACTGGACTCCTTCGCCGACGAGGTGACGCGGGTCGCGCGCGAGGTGGGTACCGAGGGCAAGCTCGGCGGGCGCGCCAACGTCAAGGGCGTGTCGGGGATCTGGAAGGACCTGACCGACAACGTCAACTCGATGGCCAACAGCCTCACCTACCAGGTCCGCAACATCTCGCAGGTGACGACGGCGATCGCCAAGGGCGACCTGAGCAAGAAGATCACCGTGGACGCCCAGGGCGAGATGCTCGACCTCAAGGACACCATCAACAAGATGGTCGACCAGCTGGACTCCTTCGCCAGCGAGGTGACCAGGGTCGCCCGTGAGGTCGGCACCGAGGGCAAACTGGCCGGACAGGCCCACGTCCGCGACGTGTCGGGCGTGTGGAAGGACCTGACCGACAACGTCAACTCCATGGCCAACAACCTCACCTACCAGGTGCGGCAGATCTCCATGGTCACGCGCGCGGTGGCGGCCGGCGACCTGACCAAGAAGGTCACGATCAACGCCAAGGGCGAGATCCTGGAGCTGAAGGACACCATCAACGTCATGGTGGACCAGCTCTCCGCGTTCGCCGACGAAGTGACGCGGGTGGCCCGCGAGGTGGGTACCGAGGGCAAGCTCGGCGGGCGCGCCAACGTCAAGGGCGTCTCCGGCATCTGGAACGACCTCACCGAGAACGTCAACTCGATGTCGCACAACCTCACCACGCAGGTGCGCAACATCTCCGAGGTGACGACCGCGGTCGCCGCGGGCGACCTGACCAAGAAGATCGACGTCAACGCGCAGGGCGAGATCCTGGAGGTCAAGACGACGGTCAACACGATGGTCGACCAGCTGTCGGCCTTCGCCACCGAGGTCACCCGCGTGGCCCACGAGGTGGGCAGCCAGGGCCAGCTGGGCGGCCAGGCCAAGGTCGAGGGCGTCTCCGGCACCTGGAAGCAGCTCACCGACAGCGTGAACGGCCTGGCGGGCAACCTCACCACACAGGTCCGCGCCATCGCCGAGGTCGCCAACGCCGTCGCCAAGGGCGACCTGACACGCAACATCCAGGTCGACACCCGCGGCGAGATGGAACAGCTCAAGGACAACATCAACCTGATGGTGTCCAACCTGCGCGAGACCACCGCCGACCAGCGCGACGCCGACTGGCTCAAGTCCAACCTGGCCCGCATCTCCGGCCACATCCAGGGGCACCGCGACCTCCACGAGCTGGCCCGCCTCATCATGACCGAGGTGACACCGCTCATGGAGGCCCAGCACGGGGCCTGCTACCTGCCCGAGGACCAGGACGACCAGGACATCTTCCGCCTCTACGCCGGGTTCGGCTTCGAGCCCGAGGACGGCCGCCGCCGGATCCGCAAGGGTGTCGGCGTCGCGGGCGAGGCGCTGCAGCAACAGGTCGAGCAGCACATCCGCAACATCCCCTCGGGCTACGTCACCGTCGAGTCGGGACTGGGCGAGGCCGAACCCCGCAACCTGTACATCCTGCCGATCGTCTCCGAGGAGCGCTCGCTCGGCGTCATCGAGTTCGCCTCCTACAGCGAGTTCCGGGAGATCCACAAGAACTTCCTGCGCCAGCTCGTGGCGCTCCTGGGCACCACGATCAACACCATCCTGGCCAACAACCGCACCGAGCACCTGCTCGAACAGTCCCAGCAGCTGGCCAGCCAGCTGCGCGAGCGGTCCAACGAGCTCCAGCGCCAGCAGGAGGAGCTGCGGGGCAAGAACGCCGAGCTCCGCCAGAAGGCCACCCAGCTCGCCAACCAGAACCGGGCCATCGAGCTCCAGAACCAGCAGATCCAGCGCTCCAGGAACGCGCTGGAGGAGCGCGCCCACCAGCTCCAGGTCTCCTCCAAGTACAAGTCGGAGTTCCTGGCGAACATGTCGCACGAGCTGCGCACGCCGCTCAACAGCCTGCTGATCCTGGCCCGGCTCCTGGCCGACAACGGCGAACAGAACCTGTCCCCGAAGCAGGTCGAGTTCGCCCAGACCATCCACAAGGCCGGCAGCGACCTGCTGCTGCTCATCGACGAGATCCTCGACCTGTCCAAGGTGGAGGCCGGGCGCGCCGAGGTACAGCCCAGCGAGGTGTCCATCGCCCAGCTCGTCGACTACGTGGAGGCCACGTTCCGGCCGGTCACCGGCGAACAGGGCCTGGCCTTCGCCGTGGACGTGTCCCCGGACATCCCCGGCACCCTGTGGACCGACGAGCAGCGCCTCCAGCAGATACTGCGCAACCTGCTCTCGAACGCGGTCAAGTTCACGCCGCAGGGCGAGGTGCGGCTGCTGATCGAGCCCGCCTGGGCGCTGGACGACGCCGACCTCGACATGTTCGTGGAGAACGAGGAGGTCATCGCGTTCACCGTCGCCGACACCGGCATCGGGATCGCCGAGGACAAGCTCCAGGTGATCTTCGAGGCCTTCCACCAGGGCGACGGCGGCACCTCCCGCCGCTTCGGCGGCACCGGGCTGGGGCTGTCCATCAGCCGCAACTTCGCGCGCCTGCTGGGCGGCGAGATCCGCGTCCAGAGCGTCGCCAACCAGGGATCGACGTTCACGCTCCTGCTGCCGGTGCGCCTGCCCGAGGACGCGGCGGAGCGCGCCGAGGAGCCCAGCGGCCTCGAACCCGTCCAGGTCGCCGACACGCCGCAGACGCGCGCCGTCGAGCGCGCACCGGCCGGCGACGGCTTCGACCTGCAGGACGAGGACTTCGACGCCGCCGTGGCCGCGCTCACCGACCTCGGCAACGAGCCGCTGCCCACGGTGCCGGTGCTCAAGGCACCCGAGACGGCCCCGGGCTCGGCCGACGCCGAAGAGGAGCACGACACCGTCGAGGCCAGGCCCGACCCCGAGCGCAGAGCCGTTCTGACGGGCCGGCGCGTCCTCATCGTCGACGACGACGTGCGCAACGTCTTCGCGCTCACCAGCGCGTTGGAGGCACAGGGCCTGGAGGTGCTCTACGCCGACAACGGGCGCTCGGGCATCGAGCGCCTGGAGGCCAACGAGGACATCTCCCTCGTCCTGATGGACGTGATGATGCCCGAACTCGACGGCAACGAGACCACCCGCAAGATCCGGGACATGCCGCAGTTCGCCGACCTGCCCATCATCTCCCTCACGGCCAAGGCGATGCAGGGCGACCGCGAGCGGAGCCTGGCCTCGGGCGCCACCGACTACGTGACCAAACCGGTCGACCTGGACCACCTGCTGGACGTCATGCGACGCTGGCTCACCGCGGGCCGGGAGGAGACCATCGCCGGTGCGGCGGCGGACGAGGCCCGATCCGATGCGTCACCGGCCGACGCGAACGGGCACAATGGCGCAACGGACGCCCCGACCGAAGACCTGGACTAA
- a CDS encoding two-component system response regulator, with protein MTQKANILLVDDRDENLIALEAALTSLDQNLVRANSGEEALKHLLGTDFAVILLDVVMPGMDGFETAAHIKQRDKTKDVPIIFLTAQEIDRHQVFRGYASRAVDFLLKPFDPWVLRSKVEVFVELHQLKSQMREQARALQRDLGQETGEPGRVLAEQLSQRSRQVQSDLAELREHVMTHYQDTDQPLVESVRRMDSSVSRLSTLVDTVHGPSGAL; from the coding sequence ATGACCCAGAAGGCCAACATCCTTCTCGTCGACGACCGCGACGAGAACCTGATCGCGCTGGAGGCGGCGCTCACGTCCCTCGACCAGAACCTGGTCCGGGCCAACTCCGGCGAGGAGGCGCTCAAGCACCTGCTCGGCACGGACTTCGCCGTCATCCTGCTGGACGTGGTCATGCCCGGCATGGACGGCTTCGAGACGGCCGCGCACATCAAGCAGCGGGACAAGACCAAGGACGTGCCGATCATCTTCCTCACCGCGCAGGAGATCGACCGGCACCAGGTCTTCCGGGGCTACGCCTCACGCGCCGTGGACTTCCTGCTCAAGCCCTTCGACCCCTGGGTGCTGCGCTCGAAGGTCGAGGTGTTCGTCGAACTCCACCAGCTCAAGTCGCAGATGCGCGAGCAGGCCCGAGCCCTGCAGCGCGACCTGGGGCAGGAGACCGGCGAGCCCGGCCGGGTCCTGGCCGAACAGCTCTCGCAGCGCTCCCGGCAGGTGCAGTCCGACCTCGCCGAGCTGCGCGAGCACGTCATGACCCACTACCAGGACACCGACCAGCCCCTGGTGGAGAGCGTGCGACGGATGGACAGCTCGGTGTCGCGGCTCTCCACCCTCGTCGACACCGTCCACGGTCCCTCGGGCGCCCTGTGA
- a CDS encoding GAF domain-containing protein: protein MSENLAGLQRETNALSERVAALRSTHAMYPDDARGTAEAALTELEYAERLLADAGAELARSYSEQPEPRRQGDDGDRVLLRAMFAELSVPVVLLDHEGYIRRINNAGATQLGSAPGYLTGKPFTHFVDLRTRAALQSWLASVLRGGGSTTVQARLAQRGWAEDVHLTLTRLELPTEPHPLVLVAMSPPMGGADEEGPSPLAPEVEDQVVVLAARRLDVLTRMTRLLLRSAGPSGAGEPLALADAADLLADSYADWVVVDVCDLPGDPEAARRAEVAGPTDAPAVLREAVAAAAPGEGAVLGEVLVRGQSLLFPLIEDEGVFGHTASGVPLLAALGAGSLLSVPLRGSRGVRGALTLIRRSARGSFRLADLGLIEEIGEHIGLALPPRVRGA from the coding sequence GTGTCCGAGAACCTCGCCGGACTGCAGCGTGAGACCAATGCGCTCAGTGAACGCGTCGCCGCCCTGCGCAGTACCCACGCGATGTACCCCGACGACGCCCGGGGCACGGCCGAGGCCGCGCTCACCGAACTGGAGTACGCCGAGCGCCTGCTCGCCGACGCGGGCGCGGAACTGGCACGGTCCTACAGCGAGCAGCCGGAGCCGCGGCGCCAGGGCGACGACGGCGACCGGGTCCTCCTCCGCGCCATGTTCGCCGAGCTCAGCGTCCCGGTGGTGCTCCTGGACCACGAGGGCTACATCCGCAGGATCAACAACGCCGGCGCCACCCAGCTGGGCAGCGCACCCGGCTACCTCACGGGCAAGCCGTTCACGCACTTCGTCGACCTGCGCACACGCGCGGCGCTGCAGTCGTGGCTGGCGTCCGTCCTCCGCGGCGGCGGGTCCACGACCGTGCAGGCACGGCTGGCCCAGCGCGGCTGGGCCGAGGACGTGCACCTGACGCTGACGCGCCTGGAACTGCCCACCGAGCCGCATCCGCTCGTCCTGGTGGCGATGTCGCCGCCGATGGGCGGGGCCGACGAGGAGGGCCCCTCTCCGCTGGCGCCGGAGGTGGAGGACCAGGTGGTCGTGCTGGCGGCCCGTCGGCTGGACGTGCTCACCCGGATGACGCGCCTGCTGCTGCGCAGCGCCGGCCCCAGCGGCGCCGGTGAACCGCTGGCACTGGCCGACGCAGCCGACCTTCTGGCCGACTCCTACGCCGACTGGGTGGTCGTGGACGTGTGCGATCTTCCGGGCGACCCCGAGGCGGCGCGCCGGGCGGAGGTCGCGGGGCCGACGGACGCGCCCGCGGTGCTGCGCGAGGCGGTGGCGGCGGCCGCGCCGGGCGAGGGCGCCGTGCTCGGCGAGGTGCTGGTGCGGGGCCAGTCGCTGCTCTTCCCGCTGATCGAGGACGAGGGCGTGTTCGGCCACACCGCGTCCGGTGTGCCGCTGCTCGCGGCCCTGGGCGCGGGTTCGCTGCTGTCGGTGCCGCTGCGGGGCAGCCGGGGCGTGCGCGGCGCCCTCACACTGATCCGGCGCAGCGCCCGGGGCAGCTTCCGGCTGGCCGACCTGGGCCTCATCGAGGAGATCGGCGAGCACATCGGCCTGGCGCTCCCACCTCGGGTTCGGGGCGCTTGA
- a CDS encoding ANTAR domain-containing response regulator has protein sequence MWIERLARDIGALGQNEGTTLERALDQMSRAAALGVPGCSAALVVVWREVEGPDGSVRHVVADYGASHADLSTALEHQYTSDQGPTVEAVREMHQVRVGDVLREHRWPRYTSMAVQCGDRSSVTVPSEGPGDERVLTFGVHSSRADAFDEDVVVPLTALLAEHAAAALHNVGRQADAARETAHMRRAMSARTVIDQAKGIIMHARGCDADAAFAALREVAQRNRKKVVDVARDLLAENTGPQQRMRRPGADGR, from the coding sequence GTGTGGATCGAACGCCTGGCCCGCGACATCGGTGCGTTGGGGCAGAACGAGGGCACCACCCTCGAACGCGCCCTGGACCAGATGAGCCGTGCCGCCGCCCTGGGCGTGCCCGGGTGCTCGGCCGCGCTCGTGGTCGTCTGGCGCGAGGTCGAGGGGCCCGACGGCTCCGTACGGCACGTGGTGGCCGACTACGGGGCCTCGCACGCCGACCTGTCCACCGCCCTGGAGCACCAGTACACGAGTGACCAGGGGCCGACCGTGGAGGCCGTGCGCGAGATGCACCAGGTCCGGGTCGGCGACGTCCTGCGCGAGCACCGCTGGCCGCGGTACACGAGCATGGCGGTCCAGTGCGGTGACCGCTCCTCCGTCACGGTGCCGAGCGAGGGGCCGGGCGACGAACGCGTCCTCACTTTCGGCGTCCACTCGTCGCGGGCCGACGCCTTCGACGAGGACGTCGTCGTGCCGCTGACCGCGCTGCTCGCCGAACACGCCGCGGCGGCCCTGCACAACGTGGGCCGACAGGCCGACGCCGCGCGCGAGACCGCGCACATGCGCCGGGCCATGTCGGCGCGTACTGTGATCGACCAGGCCAAGGGGATCATCATGCACGCCCGCGGCTGCGACGCCGACGCCGCCTTCGCCGCGCTGCGGGAGGTGGCCCAGCGCAACCGGAAGAAGGTCGTGGACGTGGCCCGCGACCTCCTGGCCGAGAACACCGGACCGCAGCAGAGGATGCGCCGCCCCGGGGCGGACGGCCGGTGA
- a CDS encoding STAS domain-containing protein → MTTDISTRREDGVVVVTPVGEMDAVTSPALADVLEVVLQEVPVGVVVDLAKVAFCDSRCIGVLVAAYRHARDQGLGLVVAEPQQQVNRLFVIAGIDQVIPILPSTGAAVGSFQDQGGTED, encoded by the coding sequence GTGACGACAGACATCTCGACCCGCCGCGAGGATGGCGTCGTCGTGGTCACCCCCGTGGGGGAGATGGACGCGGTGACCTCCCCCGCCCTGGCCGACGTCCTGGAGGTCGTCCTGCAGGAGGTTCCCGTGGGCGTGGTCGTCGACCTCGCCAAGGTCGCCTTCTGCGACTCCCGCTGTATCGGTGTGCTCGTCGCGGCCTACCGCCACGCGCGCGACCAGGGCCTGGGCCTGGTCGTCGCCGAACCCCAGCAGCAGGTGAACCGGTTGTTCGTGATCGCCGGCATCGACCAGGTCATCCCGATCCTGCCGAGCACCGGCGCCGCCGTGGGCTCGTTCCAGGACCAGGGCGGCACCGAGGACTAG
- a CDS encoding aminotransferase class I/II-fold pyridoxal phosphate-dependent enzyme: MTTPLSDDSLPGLLDLARRDYKDLAGQGLKLDLTRGKPAPEQLDLSEGLLDLPGGHTAADGTDVRNYGGLRGLPELRAIFADVLQVPADQLLAGGNSSLEMMHDCLVHALLSVMPGAESRWVDQERIVFLCPVPGYDRHFALCERFGIEMVAVPMDGSGPDMDVVERLVAEDAAVKGIWCVPKYSNPSGVSYSDETVARLARMETAAPDFRIFWDNAYAAHHLTDEPVEIADLLTACAESGNPDRAFVFGSTSKVTFAGAGVGFFGSSAANVDWLTANNSKRSIGPDKVNQLRHLEFLRDAEGVRAHMERQRELLAPKFAAVQRILSEELGGTGLATWTDPEGGYFVTLEVVEGCAKEVVRRAAEAGIVLTPAGATHPYGDDPRDATIRIAPSFPGLAELERAMHGLTVCVRLVGYEKAAGA, translated from the coding sequence ATGACCACCCCGTTGAGCGATGACTCCCTGCCCGGGCTCCTCGACCTGGCTCGGCGCGACTACAAGGACCTCGCCGGCCAGGGCCTCAAGCTCGACCTGACCCGCGGCAAGCCCGCGCCCGAGCAGCTCGACCTGTCCGAGGGGCTGCTCGACCTGCCCGGCGGCCACACGGCCGCCGACGGCACCGACGTGCGCAACTACGGCGGCCTGCGCGGCCTGCCCGAGCTCCGTGCGATCTTCGCCGACGTGCTGCAGGTACCGGCCGACCAGCTCCTGGCCGGGGGCAACTCCAGCCTGGAGATGATGCACGACTGCCTGGTCCACGCGCTGCTGAGCGTGATGCCGGGCGCCGAGTCGCGCTGGGTCGACCAGGAGCGGATCGTGTTCCTGTGCCCGGTGCCCGGCTACGACCGGCACTTCGCGCTGTGCGAGCGGTTCGGCATCGAGATGGTCGCGGTCCCCATGGACGGGTCCGGCCCGGACATGGACGTCGTGGAGCGCCTGGTCGCCGAGGACGCGGCGGTCAAGGGCATCTGGTGCGTGCCCAAGTACAGCAACCCGAGCGGCGTCAGCTACAGCGACGAGACCGTGGCCCGGCTGGCGCGGATGGAGACGGCCGCTCCCGACTTCCGGATCTTCTGGGACAACGCCTACGCCGCGCACCACCTCACCGACGAGCCGGTCGAGATCGCCGACCTCCTCACCGCGTGCGCCGAGAGCGGTAACCCGGACCGCGCGTTCGTGTTCGGCTCCACCTCCAAGGTCACCTTCGCCGGTGCCGGTGTGGGCTTCTTCGGCTCCTCCGCCGCCAACGTGGACTGGCTGACGGCCAACAACTCCAAGCGTTCGATCGGCCCCGACAAGGTGAACCAGCTGCGCCACCTGGAGTTCCTGCGGGACGCCGAGGGCGTGCGCGCGCACATGGAGCGGCAGCGCGAGCTGCTGGCACCCAAGTTCGCCGCCGTCCAGCGGATCCTGTCCGAGGAGCTCGGCGGCACCGGCCTGGCCACGTGGACCGACCCCGAAGGCGGGTACTTCGTCACCCTGGAGGTCGTCGAGGGCTGCGCCAAGGAGGTCGTGCGCCGCGCGGCCGAGGCGGGCATCGTGCTGACTCCGGCCGGGGCGACGCACCCCTACGGTGACGACCCGCGCGACGCCACGATCCGCATCGCGCCGAGCTTCCCCGGCCTGGCCGAGCTGGAGCGGGCGATGCACGGTCTCACGGTGTGCGTGCGCCTGGTCGGCTATGAGAAGGCCGCCGGCGCCTGA